GAAGGAGACCATCCTGAGCCAGAAGGAGACCATTCGCGAGCTGACCACCAAGCTGGGCCGCTGCGAGAGCCAGAGCACGCTGGACGCGGGCGCCGGCGAGGCCCGGGCTGGCGGTGGCCGCAAGCAGCCCGGCTCGGGCAAGAACACCATGGGCGACCTGTCCCGGACGCCGGCCGCAGAGACGCTCAGCCAACTCGGGCAAACTTTGCAGTCGCTCAAAACCCGCCTGGAGAACCTCGAGGTCCGCGCGCGCGCCACGGTCCCCCCTCCGGCTCCGGcgcccctctgccctgccccacccccactcccgaCCCGGCCCgacacccccactccccccctcGGCCGGGCGCTGGTGCCCGGCCAGGGCCCGCCGGGAGTCTGAGGGGCCCCGCAGACGGCCACTCGCCCGAGCTCCCCGCCAGACCGCCCCCGCATTCGCCCTGAGGGGACCGCGCCGCCGGCCTCCCGGCTCGGTCCCCGCGCCGCGCGCGTAACGGTGTGGTCTCCCTCCGCCCTTGCACCCCCGCAGCAGTACAGCCGGCTCAATTCCTCCAGCCAGACCAACAGCCTCAAGGACCTGCTGCAGAGCAAGATCGATGACCTGGAGAGGCAGGTGCTGTCTCGGGTGAACACTCTGGAGGAGGGCAAGGGCGGCCCCAGGAACGACACGGAGGAGCGGGTCAAGATCGAGAGCGCCCTGACCTCCCTGCACCAGCGGATCAGCGAGCTGGAGAAAGGTAACGGGCCTGGAGGAGTGTGGGTGGCGGCTGCTGGCTGCCCTGCCGGTGCCCCGCCGGTGGGACCCTGCCTCAGGTCCGGGCTTCCAGCAGGGCTCTGCTCCAGGCTGTCAAAGCCTGAAGCTTCTCCACCCCTCCAGCCCTTCCCGCTTTCCGAGTCCCTGCCCCGGGGTTGGGGTTTCCAGCCGGTGTTCCTGATGGGGCCGGGCCCCCTGGGCTGGGGACaaatggagggaggggaggcggAGTGAGGAAGGCATGCATCGGTGTGGTGggcaccccccaacacacacaagcacagaggatttttccAAGTCTGATCATCTGTAAGTTTGCACTGTGGCTGTGGTGCTCCCTGGTAAGAAAGACTGGCTCTAGCCGGTCCCCAACCCCAGCAGGGAATGGTTGGGGATGGTCTGTTTTCTCCCACCTCCACGGCACCACTGTTGTCCTCTGGGGATCTCCGGGTTCCCCCCTTTAGTTGAGCCCCTCCCTGTGGTCTTAATTTCTGAGTGACTCGAGTGCTAGCATGCTACATGTCCTGTGGTTCCTGGGTCACCAACTCTGGCCAGCCCCACCTGCACTCTGGGGCTCCCAGACGAGCTGGGCTCAGGCTTGAAATCGCAGAAATCAAACAAGGTTgtaaaagtgggggggggggtgttcctgGGCTTGGAGCAGGGCCACGTGACCCCTCTTGGACCGCAAAATGTGCTGGATGGATTTAAACAGTGCCATCTTAAGGCACGTTATGTAACTGAAAAACAGATCAGGGGAAGGGccgggggagggaaggaggggagattGGGGGAATGAAAAACAGCCCCTAGAGAGGCCAGGGGCTGGATCTGCTCCACCGTGTGCTGGGGGGGCAGGAGTACAAGCTGGAGATGGTTGGGGCGGCACTGAGGGGACCAGCCCCGCCGTTCCTGATACCTGAATGGATGAGGGGGGGGTTGCTGGCCCAGCAGGACGCCTTCTAGAAATAATTCTTGGCCTGGGGGGCCTGTTTCCTTCTGGACTCCCTGGCAAGCCCCCAGCACACCCAGGAGCTGGCAGGTGTGTGTCTTCCTGGCTCTGGGCCCGGTGCCTGTGCCCACTGCTGGGTTGGAATGTTTTGCCTGGAGTCAGTCACACCAAACCCAGGGCCACAGCTACAGTGCGTGTGTAGGCTGGGAGGGGGCAGACAAGCTTTCCTGGAGACGTCTCTGGCAGGCAGGGAGCTGGTGCTGTTGGGTAAAGGGAGGCTCTTAGGCTAGGAGCCTGATTTTTCAGGAAACGCAGAGGAAGCTTTCCCTGAGAATGAGTGGCCCCGTCCCCAAAGCAGTCACCTTGGGGGGCCCTGGCTTCAGGGCAGACTCCTTGCTCCCTCTCGGCAGGGCTCCAAGCAGAGCTGCTGGACAAGCCTCAAGAGGCCAGTCTTTCCCTCCTGTAGGGAAGATAGGGTTCTGGAAAGAGCCAGAGTCCTCAGGGCTCACTGACTGGTTCAGAAGAGCCAGCAGGGCCTGCAGCACACCCGGGCGTCAAGGGGAGTGAGCTGGGCACCAGGCGCCCACTTGTCTCGGGTGGGAATCCACGAGGAGACTTTGTGAACCATATCCAGGAACCAGGTCTGCCGAAGGGGCTGCGCTGGGGGCAGCCCCCTCTTTCAGGCTGGAGGATACCTCCTCCCTCTGTGGCCACACCACCAAGGTCcagtagcccccccccccattgtgcAGGGACTCGTCCCCTGCCCAAGGCCACCgccgtctccccacccccatcccagtcCCCCAGGGGCAGCATGGGGGAGCCTGAGCGAGAGCAGGAGATCTTGGGTCAGCTTTTTTGTTCTGGCCCCGTGCCCTCGGGCAGGGCAAAGCACTTGACCCTGCTGGGCCTCCCTCTCAGCGGCTCGAGAATGGAGCTGAGTTTGCTCCTGGCTTCCCAgagcgggagggggcgggggcgggggcgctgaATGGGTTTCCGACCGGAACAAAGGCTTTGAGGTGCAGATGACGACGGGACTGTGTCCTGTTCTCTCCAGGTCAGAAGGACAACCGCCCCGGGGACAAGTTCCAGCTCACATTCCCGCTGCGGACCAACTACATGTACGCCAAGGTGAAGAAGAGCCTGCCGGAGATGTACGCCTTCACCGTGTGCATGTGGCTCAAGTCCAGCGCGGCCCCCGGGGTGGGCACGCCCTTCTCCTACGCCGTGCCGGGCCAGGCCAACGAGCTGGTGCTCATCGAGTGGGGCAACAACCCCATGGAGATCCTCATCAACGACAAGGTAGAGCCTCCAGCCGTCTGGTCCCGCAGGACAGCAGAGTGAGGTCCCCAGGCTCCCGCCCCCAGCCCGGCTGCTGGGCCTGCTCTGCAACCACAGatgctggtgggggggggcaccagAAGGGCCAGTCGGGCAGGACTGGGGGAGGCGGAGGGGCGCCCCTGCCTACACTCCATGAATTGTGCGAAGCTGGGACTTTCCCCCACAGAGGCCtcccgggtggggggtggggggatggctcAGCACGACTGGAAGGTGCCCGGTCCCTCCCATTGAACCCcggctcctcctcccccagctccgtGTAAGTGGAGGACCCCAGAGGCTCTCCCAGAGCCCAGATCGATCCTGCTCAGCCCCTCAGCCCTGGGGGGA
This region of Mustela lutreola isolate mMusLut2 chromosome 15, mMusLut2.pri, whole genome shotgun sequence genomic DNA includes:
- the NPTX1 gene encoding neuronal pentraxin-1 translates to MPAGRAARTCALLALCLLGSAAQDFGPTRFICTSVPVDADMCAASVAAGGAEELRSNVLQLRETVLQQKETILSQKETIRELTTKLGRCESQSTLDAGAGEARAGGGRKQPGSGKNTMGDLSRTPAAETLSQLGQTLQSLKTRLENLEQYSRLNSSSQTNSLKDLLQSKIDDLERQVLSRVNTLEEGKGGPRNDTEERVKIESALTSLHQRISELEKGQKDNRPGDKFQLTFPLRTNYMYAKVKKSLPEMYAFTVCMWLKSSAAPGVGTPFSYAVPGQANELVLIEWGNNPMEILINDKVAKLPFVINDGQWHHICVTWTTRDGVWEAYQDGTQGGNGENLAPYHPIKPQGVLVLGQEQDTLGGGFDATQAFVGELAHFNIWDRKLTPGEVYNLATCSPKALSGNVIAWAESHIEIYGGATKWTFEACRQIN